The sequence below is a genomic window from Dyadobacter chenwenxiniae.
ATCGATAATTACCGGCCCCATTCTAAGTGTTTGCAGATGAGGATCGCTTTGTTCCCGAGGGGTAGTGGCCGGCAGGTATTCTTTTTGTAGTTGTAACTGATCTAACTTTTCATCTCACGAAATCTTACATTATTGCCCATCATTCCCTGCTAGTCAGATCCGAAGGAAAGCACCAATGTTTTAAATAAGGTAACCCACAACCAATTGTTATATGCGGCATACTACCAGAAGTAACTTTCCCACAAAAGAAGGCTTAAAAAGAGAAATTGGAATTTGGGGGTTAACCTCTAATATCATCAATGTGGTCATTGGCTCCGGCATATTTGTTTTGCCCGCTCTGGTTAGCCAGGGACTGGGAGCTGCCGGCATACTGGCCTACTTGTTTTGCGGATTCCTGATAACAATAATCATGCTTTGCTTTGCCGAGGTAGGAAGTAAAGTAACGCTGACGGGAGGTGCTTACGCTTACATTGAAGCCGCCTTTGGAGAATATTTTGGTTTTCTAACCACCAACCTGTTTATCTTTGGAGCTTCCCTGATGGCCACCGCAGCGGTAGCTAATGCACTGGCAGATACTTTGTCTTACCTGCTGCCCGTATTTAAAGAAAAAGCGTTTCGAGCCGTTTTTTTTCTGATCCTGTTTTCGGGTCTAACCATAGTCAATGTCAGAGGGGTAAAGCAAGGCATTACTTTGGTGAAATTAACGACAATAGCCAAATTGGCACCCTTGTTATTATTAGTGATCTGGGGTTCAACTCAAATATCACCTCAGAATTTCAAATGGGACAAAGTACCCGCCCTTTCTTCTTTTGGCAGTGTTTCGCTTATCCTGTTTTTTGCCTTTCAGGGAGCAGAGAATAGTTTAAGCGTTAGCGGGGAAGTTCAGAACCCAAAAAGAACTATTCCAAGGGCCATCTTTTTAAGTTTATTGGTTATTATTTTGCTTTACATAGCCGTGCAATTGGTTGCTCAGGGAATACTGGGCGATGCATTCCCCCAATATAAAGCCGCTCCCTTAGCCGAGGTGGCCAAAAGAATAATGGGACCCTTCGGGGCGACCTTAATGATACTCGGGGCTTGCATTTCTATGTTTGGTTATTTAAGTGGAGACATATTGAATATGCCGCGGGTATTGTTCCGTTCGGCCAAGGACGGCGTGATTCCCATCCGAGCCTTCGCGTTAATTCATCCCAGATTTTCCACCCCCTATGTTTCAGTTATTGCATTCACCACATTAGGCTGTTTGCTGGCTATTACGGGTGAATTTAAACAGTTAGCCATCTTGTCTTCCTCTTCGGTGCTTTTGATCTATCTAGGAGTTGCCTTAGCAGTAATTAAGTTAAGAATAAAAGATCAGGCAGATTCCCCCTCTTTTAAAATTCCAGGGGGCTACCTGGTTCCTGTTCTGGCCATTATAACCATTCTTGTTTTTTTATCCAACCTTACAAAAGCAGAAATAATGGGAATGTTATTTACCCTGGTCGTTTTAAGCTTACTATTCTACTTGCTGAAGTATTTTAAAACGCTCCGTGCCAGGATGGTCAAGTAAAAAATGGATGATTGCGTTGGTTTCCAAGCTTGATTCAAGCAGTAGCAATTCAAAAAGAGATGACAAAAGGAATCTTGTCAGAAAAGATCGGGCAAATCTTGTATGAAAAATCACTGGAAGTCGCACGTTTTCGAAAGATGGCATATCTCTGGCTTGGTGTCTGGGAAGAAAACATAAAAGCGATCCGCTTTTATGAAAAGAACGGTTTTGTCGCCTTCGACAAACATATTTTCAAGTTTGGCGAAGATGAGCAGACAGATATTATGATGAAAAAAGTATTGCGATAGATGATTATTAAATCACTACATAAAAGATATGACAAATAGCATGACGAGTAGAAGCACGTTACAGATGATGGATTTAATATTGGGGATCGCGCGCAAAGACAGCCGTGTTCTGGCGGTTTTACAGGACGGGTCCAGATCCAACCCAAATGTAACTGCCGATATTTTCCAGGATTTCGACATTATTTATATAGTGGAAGATTTAGAGCCTTACTTGCGGGATCATATTTGGGTGGATGTTTTTGGTGAAAGGATGATCATGCAGTTACCCGAAGATATGGAGCTGTATCCTCCATCTCCCGAGCTTGCAGACGCTTTTTCATACCTGATGCTATTTACTGATGGGAACCGGATTGATTTAGTCCTGGTGCCACTTAACAGACTCGACCATTTCGCGGCTGATAGCCTTTGTAAGGTGCTATTAGATAAGAACGGTATTTTTACCAGCCCGCTGCCTGAGGCAAGCGATACAAGCTATTGGACTCAAAAACCATCAGCCCGCTCATTTACGGATTGCTGTAACGAGTTCTGGTTTACAAGCGGCAGTATGGGCAAAGCACTTTGGCGTGGTGAAGTGATTTTTGCTCAACAATTATCCAGCGAGGTGGTCCGGGGAACGCTGCTGCAAATGCTGGATTGGTATATTGGATGTAAACATGAATTCAAAGTGAACCCTGGTAAATGGGGGAAGTTCTACAGCCGCTATCTGGAGCCCGAGTTGTACGAAAAACTGCTTGCAACTTATCCGCTTGCAAGCCAGCCTCAGATATGGAATGCTACGTTCGCTTCCATGGATTTGTTCAGATACTCGGCAAAGTTCGTTGCTTCTGAACTGGGCTACGAGTATCACGCAGCATGGGACCACCATCTGACAGCACATTTGCAACATATCAGAGACCTGCGTGCCGATGTTCAACGAATCTATGACAAAACTGAAATGAGAGAAAACATTATACGCATTGTCTCACGGTAGGCGGTTTTAGTGATACTGATTGTCAATATTCTACGGATTTACTATTTGTTACTAATTTCTTCTGCCAGTCCAACAAGCAGTCCTTCGGCTCCCCGAATGTAACATAATCGATACGAGTTCTCATACTGAACCACTTCTCCGACGAGGTGAGCACCGTGCCTGGTTAATCTGGATACCATTTCATCAATGTCTTCAACGGTGAACATGGCGCGTAAATAGCCGAGGGCGTTCACAGGCGCAGTCCGGTGATCTGATATAGTAGGAGGTGAGAGAAACTTCGATAGTTCAAGTCGACTGTGGCCATCTGGGGTGACCATCATCGCAATCTCTACGCACTGAGTGCCAAGCCCGGTAACACGGCCAGCCCATTCTCCCTCTATTGTTGCTCGCCCTTCGAGCTTCAAGCCAATTTCTGAGAAAAACGAAATCGCATCATCAAGGGATTCTACAACGATGCCAACATTGTCCATTCTAAGCAATTTGTTATTTGTCAATGTTAAATTCTTTTAAGTTTCATTTAACTGCGTTTCTGCCTGGGCGTCTCTATTGTCAGAAAGTTGGGCATAACTTACGATTGTCGCACTTTTAATACACTAAATGGATGTTGTATTGTTGTAGAGGAAGCCTATGGGAAAATATACTTATCATGCTTATTTGGCTTCTCACAAAACGTCGGGTACTCTTGCCACTTGTTATACTATTTATTCAACATCGTTTGTCTACATATTGTCTGCTGCTAATCTCGTTTTCCGCGACTCCTTGTACGATTTTTATTCTGACAGGGACAGACCGTACCTTGTTTTTTGATAATGAGGATTATTCGAATCCAACAACCTGGCTTTGGTTCCGACCTTCTGGAAAAGGCCACTTTGGTTGTGCGTTTGTAGGATTTGACAATGGCTGGGCGCAAGGAGGAGTCAATGAAAACGGTCTGGCTTTTGATTGGGTAGCTGGTTTCCCCAACCAGTGGACACCTGACGAGTCTTTGGAAACAATACAGGGAAACACAAGTGAGAGGATGTTGAACAGCAATGTTT
It includes:
- a CDS encoding aminoglycoside 6-adenylyltransferase, which codes for MTSRSTLQMMDLILGIARKDSRVLAVLQDGSRSNPNVTADIFQDFDIIYIVEDLEPYLRDHIWVDVFGERMIMQLPEDMELYPPSPELADAFSYLMLFTDGNRIDLVLVPLNRLDHFAADSLCKVLLDKNGIFTSPLPEASDTSYWTQKPSARSFTDCCNEFWFTSGSMGKALWRGEVIFAQQLSSEVVRGTLLQMLDWYIGCKHEFKVNPGKWGKFYSRYLEPELYEKLLATYPLASQPQIWNATFASMDLFRYSAKFVASELGYEYHAAWDHHLTAHLQHIRDLRADVQRIYDKTEMRENIIRIVSR
- a CDS encoding VOC family protein, encoding MTNNKLLRMDNVGIVVESLDDAISFFSEIGLKLEGRATIEGEWAGRVTGLGTQCVEIAMMVTPDGHSRLELSKFLSPPTISDHRTAPVNALGYLRAMFTVEDIDEMVSRLTRHGAHLVGEVVQYENSYRLCYIRGAEGLLVGLAEEISNK
- a CDS encoding GNAT family N-acetyltransferase, translated to MRWFPSLIQAVAIQKEMTKGILSEKIGQILYEKSLEVARFRKMAYLWLGVWEENIKAIRFYEKNGFVAFDKHIFKFGEDEQTDIMMKKVLR
- a CDS encoding APC family permease — its product is MRHTTRSNFPTKEGLKREIGIWGLTSNIINVVIGSGIFVLPALVSQGLGAAGILAYLFCGFLITIIMLCFAEVGSKVTLTGGAYAYIEAAFGEYFGFLTTNLFIFGASLMATAAVANALADTLSYLLPVFKEKAFRAVFFLILFSGLTIVNVRGVKQGITLVKLTTIAKLAPLLLLVIWGSTQISPQNFKWDKVPALSSFGSVSLILFFAFQGAENSLSVSGEVQNPKRTIPRAIFLSLLVIILLYIAVQLVAQGILGDAFPQYKAAPLAEVAKRIMGPFGATLMILGACISMFGYLSGDILNMPRVLFRSAKDGVIPIRAFALIHPRFSTPYVSVIAFTTLGCLLAITGEFKQLAILSSSSVLLIYLGVALAVIKLRIKDQADSPSFKIPGGYLVPVLAIITILVFLSNLTKAEIMGMLFTLVVLSLLFYLLKYFKTLRARMVK